The Caldisericum exile AZM16c01 region TTGAATAGAGGATTATATGAGGTATCAAAAAATTTACTTGTTCTATTTCTTGTTGGGATAGTTTCGCTTTTAGTTTCTATAATTCTACTTGTGAGTAAAAATTCCGCTAAGTAAATTTAAAAACATTCAACAATTACGAATTTGCCTTTAGTTAAAGGCTAATCTTAAAAATATTTTTGAGTAAATTTTTGCTTGGGAATTCTTTTAAATTTCAGTTTTTCTTGCAAAATCTACAAAATGCATTATAATATGACTGACCAGTCAGTCAATACAAGGTTGAAAATTGGGTAAATATGTTTGATAGATATACAAGTTTTGAAAATGGCACAAGCAAGTTTAGTTAGTTTCGCTTGTTATTTAAATTTTGGAGGTAGCGGTGAATGGCATAAATAAAAAAGAACAAATAATTGAAGTTGGAGAAAAACTTTTCCTTGAAAAAGGATTCCCTAATACATCTGTTGAGGATATTACAAATGCTTTAGGGATAGCAAAGGGCAGTTTTTATACATATTTTTCTTCAAAGGAGGAATTATTAAAAGAAATCGTTTCAAGAACTCTTAAAAACATTTATGAAGAACTTTCAAAGTTCTCCTTGGAACATAAAAGCGCCGAAGAGTCGCTTGAGGAATTTGTTTCCTTAAATATCGAACTTGCAAAGTCGTATGGTCCATCAATCATTATATCTCTTAGAGACTTTGGCATGTTTTTAGAAAACGGAAGAGAAAAAGCCCTTGGAAGCACAATTTTTGAGAGTATCAAAAAACTCATTGAAGAGTTTCTTAAAAATACCATTGGTAGTGCTAACGAAGAAAGTATCATGTATATCACAGGTATTTCACTTTCGATTTGGATTGAAACGTTTTTCTTTAAAAGAGAAATCAACAAAAAAGAGATGGCAAAACTTATCTTGGA contains the following coding sequences:
- a CDS encoding TetR/AcrR family transcriptional regulator, encoding MNGINKKEQIIEVGEKLFLEKGFPNTSVEDITNALGIAKGSFYTYFSSKEELLKEIVSRTLKNIYEELSKFSLEHKSAEESLEEFVSLNIELAKSYGPSIIISLRDFGMFLENGREKALGSTIFESIKKLIEEFLKNTIGSANEESIMYITGISLSIWIETFFFKREINKKEMAKLILDGLRRNK